From one Musa acuminata AAA Group cultivar baxijiao chromosome BXJ2-6, Cavendish_Baxijiao_AAA, whole genome shotgun sequence genomic stretch:
- the LOC135614478 gene encoding protein GL2-INTERACTING REPRESSOR 1-like has translation MSCSRRSEKVDLKLNLSLLPSASGRDEASPQGYASSSSLSSPSSCLSSEAELGLRSPVSPTAAPSMVLAGCPRCLMYVMLSAADLRCPKCSSTVLLDFYGGGAAATTTTTTATKNKKGRMS, from the coding sequence atgAGCTGCAGCCGGAGAAGCGAGAAGGTGGACCTGAAGCTGAACCTCTCGCTGCTGCCGTCCGCCAGCGGCCGCGACGAGGCCTCTCCTCAGGGGTACGCTTCGTCCTCATCGTTGTCGTCCCCGAGCTCGTGCTTGTCCTCGGAGGCTGAGCTGGGGCTGAGGTCCCCGGTCAGCCCCACGGCGGCGCCGTCCATGGTGCTCGCCGGCTGCCCGCGCTGCCTCATGTACGTCATGCTCTCCGCCGCCGACCTCAGGTgccccaagtgcagcagcaccgtCCTCCTCGACTTCTACGGCGGCGGCGCCgcggccaccaccaccaccaccactgccacCAAGAACAAGAAGGGCAGGATGAGCTAA